One window from the genome of Natrialba magadii ATCC 43099 encodes:
- a CDS encoding IS607-like element ISNma20 family transposase: MPRSDSIGEFADELGVHPQTVKRWCRNDDLDYTRTPGGERRIPHRELRRLAGDTRPTDRVVLYARVSSHGQKDNGDLDHQLERLTDYAHDHGWSVENTYTDVGSGLNEDRRGLNSLLDDLQEADYGRILVTYEDRLTRFGFSYLKRYFDCYGVTVTVIEDETDKSAQEELVDDLIKLVASFSGKLYGMRSSKKQQVVNTVESEVKPDE; this comes from the coding sequence ATGCCGCGGTCGGACTCGATTGGCGAGTTCGCAGACGAACTCGGTGTTCACCCCCAGACCGTCAAACGCTGGTGTCGCAACGACGATCTCGACTATACCCGAACACCCGGCGGTGAACGACGAATACCACATCGAGAACTTCGCCGACTTGCTGGCGATACTCGTCCGACAGACCGTGTTGTACTCTACGCTCGCGTCTCCAGTCACGGGCAGAAAGATAACGGCGACCTCGACCACCAACTTGAGCGACTCACAGACTACGCTCACGACCACGGCTGGAGCGTCGAAAACACCTATACCGACGTTGGCAGTGGCCTCAACGAAGACCGCCGTGGCCTCAACTCCCTCCTCGATGACCTACAGGAAGCCGACTACGGACGCATTCTCGTCACCTACGAAGATAGACTCACTCGTTTTGGGTTCTCGTATCTCAAACGGTATTTCGACTGCTACGGTGTCACAGTCACCGTCATCGAAGACGAGACGGACAAATCTGCACAGGAAGAACTCGTTGACGACCTTATCAAGCTCGTCGCCAGCTTCAGCGGCAAACTCTACGGGATGCGCTCATCGAAAAAACAACAGGTCGTCAATACCGTCGAATCAGAGGTAAAACCCGATGAGTGA
- the samp2 gene encoding ubiquitin-like small modifier protein SAMP2, with amino-acid sequence MRVTVDVKGEETHEISLTDLREGNGGDSSADTTADKADKPTYADLLREIDLSPHEVSVLIDGRPVPEDQPVESEQVTVLRLIKGGSR; translated from the coding sequence ATGCGCGTCACCGTCGACGTCAAGGGCGAGGAGACACACGAGATTTCGCTCACAGACCTCCGCGAAGGGAACGGTGGCGACTCGAGTGCAGACACGACTGCAGACAAAGCGGACAAACCGACGTACGCCGACCTCCTTCGAGAGATCGACCTGAGTCCACACGAGGTGAGCGTGCTGATCGACGGGCGGCCAGTGCCGGAGGATCAGCCGGTCGAGAGCGAGCAGGTGACGGTGTTGCGGTTGATTAAGGGTGGAAGTCGGTAG
- the ilvA gene encoding threonine ammonia-lyase, translated as MAQYSGSVDVSDIEAARDRFDDESVVKRTPIERSTSLDELTGGEVFLKMEHLQWTGSFKTRGAYNKIAQCVTEDETERVVAASAGNHAQGVALAATNLGIDSTIVMPRTAPQAKVDATRGYGADVELVGTDFREAMDFAEDLVSGTDAEFVHAYDDPAIVAGQGTLGLEMYEDLPEVDTVVVPIGGGGLIAGIATAFAERSPETRVVGVQATDAATVPDSLQKGTPISLESVNTIADGIATGGVSELTLSLIEEHVDDVVTVTDGEIARAILLLLERAKQVVEGAGAASVAAIISDELDVEGETVMALLCGGNLDMTMLQTVLVHALSDREQLLRLRVRIDDQSGKMEEISGVIADHNANIQTVRHDRSAPELDVGEAHLDFQIETSGAGQARAIIRSIRDHGYEVTHVNA; from the coding sequence ATGGCGCAATATTCAGGATCCGTCGACGTTTCCGATATCGAGGCCGCTCGCGACCGGTTCGACGACGAGTCGGTCGTCAAGCGAACGCCCATCGAGCGGAGCACGTCGCTCGACGAACTGACCGGTGGCGAGGTGTTCCTCAAGATGGAGCACCTCCAGTGGACGGGCTCGTTCAAAACTCGCGGCGCGTACAACAAAATCGCCCAGTGTGTCACCGAGGACGAAACCGAGCGCGTCGTCGCCGCGAGCGCGGGCAACCACGCCCAGGGTGTCGCACTCGCCGCGACGAACCTCGGTATCGACTCGACCATCGTCATGCCCCGCACCGCACCACAGGCGAAGGTCGACGCGACGAGAGGATACGGCGCGGATGTCGAACTCGTCGGCACCGACTTCCGCGAGGCCATGGACTTCGCGGAAGACCTCGTTTCCGGCACCGACGCCGAGTTCGTCCACGCCTACGACGACCCGGCGATCGTCGCCGGCCAGGGCACCCTTGGTCTCGAGATGTACGAGGATCTGCCGGAGGTGGACACCGTCGTCGTCCCGATCGGTGGCGGCGGCCTCATCGCTGGCATCGCAACCGCGTTCGCCGAGCGGTCGCCCGAGACGCGCGTCGTGGGTGTGCAGGCGACCGACGCGGCCACTGTTCCCGATAGCCTCCAGAAGGGAACGCCGATCTCACTCGAGTCGGTGAACACGATCGCGGACGGTATCGCCACCGGCGGCGTCTCGGAGTTGACGCTCTCGCTCATCGAGGAGCACGTCGACGACGTAGTAACGGTGACCGACGGCGAAATTGCACGAGCGATTTTGCTCCTGTTAGAGCGTGCAAAGCAGGTCGTCGAGGGGGCTGGCGCGGCCTCGGTTGCAGCGATTATCAGCGACGAACTCGACGTGGAGGGCGAGACGGTGATGGCCCTACTCTGTGGTGGGAACCTCGATATGACGATGCTCCAGACGGTGCTCGTCCACGCGCTCTCCGATCGGGAACAACTGCTGCGGCTTCGCGTGCGGATCGACGATCAGTCCGGCAAGATGGAGGAAATTTCGGGCGTGATCGCCGACCATAACGCCAACATTCAGACGGTTCGCCACGACCGCTCGGCACCGGAACTCGACGTCGGCGAGGCACACCTCGACTTCCAGATCGAGACCAGCGGCGCGGGACAGGCACGAGCAATCATCCGATCGATTCGTGATCACGGCTACGAGGTGACGCACGTCAACGCTTGA
- a CDS encoding GNAT family N-acetyltransferase has translation MVGDTHVRTATAADELEIRRILDAAMLTFENLEERLAAGDVLVAGDQQGGSTDPGHTPESEDSSARADERILGTLVLAPVPPETDGCRTGAKGANRPDEPTEPVRESTHIAAIAVRRRHRGQGIGRALVAHVLESEPQSQTEPESQSQSQSQSQSESESGSDLERRVTAHFDAAVRPFYESLGFAIEPLEAAQAAESAESVGHDNATGADRFRGIAVATDDESDIDTDSETDTNTNTNTDNDSETDPATGQ, from the coding sequence ATGGTCGGTGACACCCACGTCCGCACCGCCACAGCCGCGGACGAACTCGAGATCCGTCGCATTCTCGACGCCGCGATGCTCACGTTCGAGAACCTCGAGGAACGACTCGCAGCGGGAGACGTACTCGTTGCCGGCGACCAACAGGGTGGTTCGACTGACCCCGGCCACACTCCAGAATCCGAGGACTCCAGCGCGCGGGCCGACGAACGAATTCTCGGCACGCTAGTTCTGGCTCCGGTTCCACCCGAAACGGACGGGTGCAGGACTGGAGCAAAAGGGGCTAACAGGCCAGACGAGCCCACAGAACCGGTCCGCGAGAGCACACATATCGCTGCAATCGCCGTCCGGCGACGCCACCGCGGGCAGGGAATCGGACGTGCGCTCGTCGCGCACGTACTCGAGTCCGAGCCCCAGTCCCAGACCGAACCCGAGTCCCAGTCCCAGTCCCAGTCCCAGTCACAGTCTGAATCCGAGTCTGGATCCGACCTCGAGCGACGAGTGACGGCACACTTCGACGCGGCTGTGCGGCCCTTTTACGAGTCACTCGGGTTTGCGATCGAGCCGCTCGAGGCAGCCCAGGCAGCCGAGTCGGCCGAATCAGTCGGGCACGACAACGCAACCGGAGCTGATCGGTTCCGTGGCATCGCCGTCGCCACCGACGACGAATCGGATATCGATACCGACAGCGAAACCGACACCAACACCAACACCAACACCGACAACGACAGCGAAACCGACCCGGCAACTGGTCAATAG
- a CDS encoding SHOCT domain-containing protein produces MAPRRPGSNSRRREWHALVEHYTPNGTLGRWLLGAPTGMVGLWLLPVALFAVPSVLIPALLGASVAMLLFAVLMLWPIYLSLIGNVESTDAYAKSVTGESKSTGATSVSGSTTGHTSPPTGTTAGGTRSRSTRDPTHSESNSSDPFEELKRQYTAGEISEEEFERRVEAQLGDDTEASTDRASDGDTELTDRR; encoded by the coding sequence ATGGCTCCCCGTCGACCCGGTTCGAACTCGCGTCGTCGAGAGTGGCACGCGCTCGTCGAACACTACACACCGAATGGAACTCTTGGTCGGTGGCTTCTCGGTGCACCGACCGGGATGGTTGGACTCTGGCTGCTACCGGTCGCTCTCTTCGCAGTTCCAAGCGTTTTGATACCGGCATTACTCGGTGCATCAGTTGCGATGTTGCTGTTCGCCGTACTGATGCTCTGGCCCATCTACCTCTCGCTCATCGGGAACGTGGAGTCGACGGACGCGTACGCGAAGTCAGTAACCGGTGAGTCGAAATCGACGGGGGCCACGTCCGTCAGTGGTTCGACCACGGGACACACTTCGCCACCAACCGGAACAACGGCGGGGGGAACTCGTTCTCGCTCAACTCGAGACCCGACCCACTCGGAGTCCAACTCGAGTGATCCCTTCGAAGAACTCAAGCGGCAGTACACAGCCGGCGAGATCAGCGAGGAGGAGTTCGAGCGACGAGTCGAGGCACAACTCGGCGACGATACCGAGGCCAGCACAGACCGAGCGAGCGATGGCGACACCGAACTCACCGACCGTCGCTGA
- a CDS encoding ATP-dependent DNA helicase, with product MTDWRPIFGHAEPYDEQVDGIETAADAARDGGYTVIEGACGTGKTMIALTAGIDLVRDPDTDYERVFVLTSVKQQLRQFEADLETINENLPDDWDPVSGLTLVGKADVCPYNRANAGDIDDGNVYDRCETLRDRTRDLTGEGGETTAAALTANARQQQTGLADSGRSGSMGRFLETAGETAAYPPEMPTYSDGGAVSAETEFCPFYAQYLDDLPDEGSDGDAVEAVPYDLTDAGMITPEDLVARSVRNGTCPHSVMGAALAHTEVVIGNYYHAFDPRTTGSFTGALLDDSTFVVCDEAHMLEPRVRDLVSDGVADTTLRDAETELSRVIQPIKFEREGRQATGGSQTADADLVRAELQDSDVTYEELNRTLEFIRDLRDELDRRVTAHLDRKHRGWKSDLTDLPDEEIPLRDPGEPAEDELSEWAREAGYGDADWVRVEAVGAVAARILNEAEDEDRTRAAPAVGRVLGEWYRCGHTEYFREIELERTWNDTEPPDSWRRAYTARIALHNCVPSDAIGDRLASFGGGILMSATLEPMDAFTEVTGLEYLAREEDRPVVERRYGLHFPEENRESFAVAAPKFTYDNRGRTGDENPTRTHYADAITQVGRLPGNVLVGMPSYAEAEWIAGVLEDRLSKPVLRDASSDDEATESLKSEFFAGDGKVLVTSLRGTLTEGVDYSGDRLSAAVVCGVPIVNTSSPRTKAVRRAYDDAFGDGFTYALTIPAVRKARQAIGRVIRSPEDTGVRVLLDERYARDSWDSVVPFLPDDDEFQTVSPDMLEFGLDRFRSKLS from the coding sequence ATGACGGACTGGCGACCGATCTTCGGTCACGCCGAGCCCTACGACGAGCAGGTCGACGGCATCGAAACCGCCGCCGACGCGGCCCGTGACGGTGGATACACGGTCATCGAAGGAGCCTGCGGGACGGGAAAGACGATGATCGCACTCACCGCTGGCATTGACCTCGTGCGCGACCCGGACACCGACTACGAGCGCGTCTTCGTCCTCACCAGCGTCAAGCAGCAACTGCGCCAGTTCGAAGCGGATCTCGAGACGATCAACGAGAACCTGCCGGACGACTGGGACCCAGTTTCGGGGCTCACACTCGTCGGGAAGGCCGATGTCTGCCCGTACAACCGGGCCAATGCGGGCGACATCGACGACGGCAACGTCTACGACCGGTGTGAGACCCTTCGGGACCGAACGCGTGACCTGACTGGCGAGGGCGGCGAGACGACCGCCGCCGCGCTGACCGCGAACGCACGCCAGCAGCAGACGGGGCTCGCCGACAGCGGCCGCTCCGGTTCCATGGGGCGGTTCCTCGAGACTGCCGGCGAGACGGCCGCCTACCCGCCGGAGATGCCGACCTACTCCGACGGCGGGGCGGTGAGCGCCGAGACCGAGTTCTGTCCGTTCTACGCGCAGTACCTGGACGACCTGCCGGACGAGGGCAGTGATGGTGATGCAGTCGAAGCGGTCCCCTACGACCTCACCGATGCGGGGATGATCACACCCGAGGACCTCGTCGCGCGCTCAGTCCGCAACGGCACCTGTCCACACTCGGTCATGGGCGCTGCGCTCGCCCACACCGAGGTCGTCATCGGAAACTACTACCACGCGTTCGACCCGCGAACGACCGGTTCGTTCACCGGCGCGCTGCTCGACGACTCCACGTTCGTCGTCTGCGACGAGGCTCACATGCTTGAACCGCGCGTGCGCGACCTCGTCAGCGACGGGGTCGCCGACACCACGCTTCGAGACGCCGAAACCGAACTCTCGCGCGTTATCCAGCCTATCAAGTTCGAACGCGAGGGCCGCCAGGCAACCGGCGGCTCCCAGACCGCCGACGCCGACCTCGTCCGCGCCGAACTCCAGGACAGCGACGTCACCTACGAGGAACTCAACCGAACACTCGAGTTCATCCGTGATCTCAGAGACGAACTCGACCGCCGCGTGACTGCTCATCTCGACCGGAAACACAGGGGGTGGAAGTCGGATCTCACCGACCTCCCTGACGAAGAGATTCCACTCCGAGACCCCGGTGAGCCGGCCGAAGACGAACTCTCGGAGTGGGCAAGAGAGGCGGGCTACGGCGACGCCGACTGGGTCCGCGTCGAGGCCGTCGGTGCTGTCGCCGCACGAATTTTAAACGAGGCCGAAGACGAGGACCGAACGCGGGCCGCACCCGCTGTCGGCCGCGTGTTGGGCGAGTGGTACCGTTGCGGACACACGGAATACTTCCGCGAGATCGAACTCGAGCGCACCTGGAACGACACGGAGCCGCCGGACTCCTGGCGACGGGCCTACACCGCTCGCATCGCGCTGCACAACTGCGTCCCCAGCGACGCCATCGGTGACCGTCTCGCGTCCTTCGGCGGCGGCATTCTGATGAGCGCGACGCTGGAGCCGATGGACGCCTTCACCGAGGTCACGGGACTCGAGTACCTCGCCCGCGAGGAGGATCGACCGGTCGTCGAACGCCGCTACGGCCTCCACTTCCCCGAGGAGAACCGCGAGAGCTTCGCAGTCGCTGCACCGAAGTTCACGTACGACAACCGCGGCAGAACCGGTGACGAGAATCCGACGCGAACCCACTACGCCGACGCCATCACGCAGGTTGGCCGCCTTCCCGGCAACGTACTCGTCGGCATGCCGAGCTACGCCGAGGCCGAGTGGATCGCCGGGGTACTCGAGGACCGCCTCTCGAAACCCGTGCTTCGCGACGCCTCGAGCGACGACGAGGCGACGGAGTCACTCAAGAGCGAATTTTTCGCGGGCGACGGGAAGGTGCTCGTGACGAGTCTCCGCGGGACGCTGACGGAAGGCGTCGACTACAGCGGCGACCGCCTCTCCGCGGCGGTTGTCTGTGGTGTTCCGATCGTCAACACCTCGAGTCCGCGGACGAAAGCGGTGCGCCGAGCCTACGACGATGCCTTCGGCGATGGCTTCACCTATGCGCTGACGATTCCTGCGGTTCGGAAGGCCCGGCAGGCGATTGGTCGGGTGATCCGCTCGCCCGAGGATACGGGCGTCCGTGTGCTGTTGGACGAGCGATACGCCCGCGATAGCTGGGACTCCGTCGTTCCCTTCCTCCCGGACGACGACGAGTTCCAGACCGTGAGTCCGGACATGCTCGAGTTCGGACTGGATCGGTTCCGGTCGAAGCTGTCCTGA
- a CDS encoding CPBP family intramembrane glutamic endopeptidase, protein MAVTERDSVPGRRPLVVFLGSLVVLSGAFVLVSQLLGVSMVALAPAYMFTPMLAGIATCVVGSPSFEAAGLRFPWERVRWLAIAAIVPIALVLLGIAIALALPGVEFVPDANPFTGEGTEFAPADPADQPEGPSLPDWPLNLLVTIVAALIAGATINAILAFGEEFGWRGVFLTELSPYGFWPASTVIGVVWGLWHAPVILEGYNYPTTDPLVGVGVMTAACIAMSPVYTYVTVQAKSVIAPSILHGVFNAFGTTLIVFAQGGSELVVNPVGAVGIAVFGLAAVAIAVRGTPSLTREWALVEDPDTDHAGTEHGDVDTDNSVHSTGTEPDSDDYTSDR, encoded by the coding sequence GTGGCCGTGACCGAGCGTGACAGTGTTCCCGGTCGCCGACCGCTTGTCGTCTTTCTCGGCTCGCTCGTCGTGCTCTCGGGGGCGTTCGTGCTCGTTTCGCAACTCCTCGGTGTAAGCATGGTCGCGCTCGCGCCCGCGTACATGTTCACGCCAATGCTCGCCGGAATCGCTACCTGCGTGGTTGGCTCGCCGTCGTTCGAGGCTGCTGGCCTTCGGTTCCCGTGGGAGCGAGTGCGCTGGCTTGCGATCGCCGCAATCGTCCCGATCGCGCTCGTCCTGCTCGGCATCGCCATCGCGCTCGCGCTGCCCGGCGTCGAGTTCGTCCCCGACGCGAACCCGTTCACGGGTGAGGGAACGGAGTTCGCACCGGCCGATCCCGCAGACCAGCCCGAGGGGCCGTCGCTGCCGGATTGGCCGCTCAACCTGCTCGTGACGATCGTCGCCGCGCTCATCGCCGGGGCGACGATCAACGCCATACTCGCGTTTGGTGAGGAGTTTGGCTGGCGCGGCGTCTTCCTGACAGAGCTGTCGCCGTACGGGTTCTGGCCAGCGTCGACCGTGATCGGCGTCGTCTGGGGGCTCTGGCACGCGCCGGTGATCCTCGAGGGGTACAACTATCCGACGACGGATCCGCTCGTCGGCGTCGGTGTCATGACCGCGGCCTGCATCGCGATGTCGCCGGTGTACACCTACGTCACCGTTCAGGCCAAATCGGTCATCGCGCCGTCGATCCTCCACGGCGTGTTCAACGCCTTCGGGACGACGTTGATCGTCTTCGCGCAGGGTGGTTCTGAACTCGTGGTCAACCCGGTTGGCGCGGTCGGCATCGCGGTCTTCGGACTCGCCGCGGTCGCCATCGCGGTCCGCGGAACGCCGTCGCTCACGCGCGAGTGGGCACTCGTCGAGGATCCGGACACCGACCATGCTGGCACCGAACATGGCGACGTCGACACCGACAACTCCGTGCACAGCACTGGGACAGAACCAGACTCTGACGACTACACCAGCGATCGATAG
- a CDS encoding DUF1684 domain-containing protein, translating to MSDTSDSADNVDTEQWRVELEEKRAEKNEFFASHPQSPVPPEERDAFEALEYFDPDPDYRVTATAEVHDDPEVVLMDTTTGREMRYLRVATLEFDLERTDEELEDVSTSLAAYQLESPNQEPYFIPFRDKTTGQQTYEGGRYMELAADRDLETGDELVVDFNLAYTPFCAFSETYDCPLPPKENWLDVTIPAGERFE from the coding sequence ATGAGCGACACGAGCGATTCGGCCGACAACGTCGATACCGAGCAGTGGCGCGTCGAACTCGAGGAGAAGCGCGCAGAGAAAAACGAGTTCTTCGCCAGCCACCCCCAGTCACCCGTCCCACCCGAGGAGCGCGATGCGTTCGAGGCACTCGAGTACTTCGACCCAGATCCGGACTACCGCGTCACCGCGACTGCGGAGGTCCACGACGACCCCGAAGTTGTGCTCATGGACACGACGACGGGCCGCGAGATGCGATACCTGCGCGTGGCGACACTCGAGTTCGACCTCGAGCGCACGGACGAGGAACTCGAGGATGTCAGTACGTCGCTTGCAGCGTACCAACTCGAGAGTCCGAATCAGGAGCCGTACTTCATTCCGTTCCGGGACAAGACGACGGGCCAGCAGACCTACGAAGGCGGGCGGTACATGGAGCTGGCGGCGGATCGTGATCTCGAGACGGGTGACGAGCTGGTCGTCGATTTCAACCTGGCGTACACGCCGTTCTGTGCGTTCAGCGAGACGTACGACTGTCCGCTCCCGCCGAAGGAGAACTGGCTCGACGTGACGATTCCGGCGGGCGAGCGGTTCGAGTAG
- a CDS encoding class I SAM-dependent methyltransferase, whose amino-acid sequence MSVREEFDDWATSGRDRGMEERHWHTAKHALARMPVEAGDTVLDLGCGSGYAGRALRDTKDAGRIYGLDGSPEMAHNAAGYTQDPQVSYVVGDFGSLPFGDDTIDHVWSMEAFYYAAAPHETLAEIARVLRPGGTFYCAVNYYEENVHSHAWQEKISIEMTRWDRDQYREAFRDAGLHVAEQDTIPDREITIPAEAEFPTENWDTRAEMVERYREFGTLLTVGVAP is encoded by the coding sequence ATGAGCGTACGCGAGGAGTTCGACGACTGGGCGACGAGCGGTCGTGACCGAGGGATGGAAGAGCGCCACTGGCACACGGCAAAGCACGCGCTGGCACGAATGCCGGTGGAGGCCGGCGATACCGTCCTCGACCTCGGCTGTGGGAGCGGCTACGCCGGCCGCGCGCTCCGGGACACCAAGGATGCAGGACGAATCTACGGGCTCGACGGCTCACCCGAAATGGCCCACAACGCCGCGGGCTACACGCAGGACCCGCAGGTTTCGTACGTCGTCGGCGACTTCGGCTCGCTTCCCTTCGGTGACGACACGATCGATCACGTCTGGTCGATGGAGGCGTTCTACTACGCTGCTGCCCCCCACGAAACACTCGCCGAAATCGCCCGTGTGCTTCGCCCCGGTGGAACGTTCTACTGTGCGGTCAACTACTACGAAGAGAACGTCCACTCCCACGCGTGGCAGGAGAAGATCTCGATCGAGATGACTCGCTGGGACCGCGACCAGTACCGCGAAGCCTTCCGCGACGCCGGACTCCACGTCGCCGAACAAGACACCATTCCGGACCGCGAGATCACGATTCCCGCCGAAGCCGAGTTCCCGACGGAGAACTGGGACACCCGCGCGGAGATGGTCGAACGCTACCGCGAGTTCGGGACGTTGCTCACTGTTGGCGTCGCACCGTAA
- a CDS encoding extracellular solute-binding protein, which yields MQQRSSDQMSRVGRRTYLAAAGGAVAGLAGLAGCLGDGGDSTPIAEVDPMTQGVNSGTLSWDDLGDLEGEISIYSGRTPDQISGVFEALEQEYDDLTVSVDWDDNDTQVNQILEEETHPADLMYSQDPGALNALHEDGSLQELPADVLDAVPNSYQHNDGYWTGVTGRTRSIQYNSDRLDETDFDSWDELPTDITEYATDERFEDIISTRPNSGTFRGFIQAMVERKGEEETREWVRQMADDQNTHLFEGGSDQAEAINRGGDDDPIIGLGNSYYAARILNEDSDAPIRTTFTENDAGCLFSVAGVGVLDQVGDAELVAEFVRHLLAEEGQELMMEDNGEYPVVEDIEYVGPLPDLDEINPPEFDLSGFDMDLQEAGDLIEDEGMFS from the coding sequence ATGCAACAGCGAAGCAGCGATCAGATGAGTCGGGTTGGTCGACGAACGTATCTTGCCGCCGCAGGCGGTGCTGTAGCCGGCCTCGCTGGACTCGCGGGCTGCCTGGGTGACGGCGGAGACAGCACGCCGATCGCAGAGGTCGACCCGATGACACAGGGTGTCAATTCGGGTACGCTATCCTGGGACGACCTCGGTGACCTCGAGGGTGAAATCAGCATCTACTCCGGCCGAACGCCAGATCAGATCTCCGGCGTCTTCGAAGCCCTCGAACAGGAGTACGACGATCTCACCGTCAGCGTCGACTGGGACGACAACGATACGCAAGTCAACCAGATCCTCGAAGAGGAGACCCACCCGGCAGACCTCATGTACTCACAGGACCCCGGTGCACTGAACGCACTTCACGAGGATGGATCCTTACAGGAACTCCCTGCGGACGTTCTCGATGCTGTCCCTAACAGCTACCAGCACAACGACGGATACTGGACTGGCGTAACCGGGCGGACTCGTTCGATTCAGTACAACAGTGACCGACTGGACGAAACCGACTTCGATAGCTGGGACGAGCTGCCGACAGATATTACGGAGTACGCAACCGACGAACGATTCGAGGACATCATTTCGACTCGACCGAACTCCGGAACGTTCCGCGGATTCATCCAGGCGATGGTCGAACGGAAGGGCGAAGAAGAGACCCGCGAGTGGGTTCGACAGATGGCCGACGATCAGAACACACACCTCTTCGAAGGTGGCTCCGACCAGGCGGAGGCGATAAACAGAGGTGGCGACGACGACCCGATCATCGGCCTCGGAAACAGCTACTACGCTGCTCGTATCCTCAACGAGGATTCCGACGCACCAATTCGGACCACGTTCACCGAAAACGACGCTGGGTGTCTATTCAGCGTCGCCGGTGTCGGTGTCCTCGACCAGGTCGGAGACGCCGAACTCGTCGCGGAGTTCGTCCGACACCTGCTCGCAGAGGAGGGCCAGGAACTCATGATGGAAGACAACGGCGAGTACCCAGTCGTCGAAGATATCGAGTACGTCGGCCCGCTTCCAGACCTCGACGAAATCAACCCGCCAGAGTTCGACCTCAGCGGCTTCGACATGGACCTGCAGGAAGCAGGCGACCTCATCGAAGACGAAGGGATGTTCTCGTAA